Within Syntrophales bacterium, the genomic segment TTAGCTCTTCAGCGTCGATATAGGAGGTGAGCTTACCCCCAACAAAGGGTCTCTGACCGGAAAGAACGGCAATTTTTGGTTTTGGATAACCCAACAAGCGGTATACAAATACGGCATTCTTAACAAGGTCAACTTTTGTTTTCAAATCAGGTCTTATATTAACGCCAGTATCGGTGAAAATTACCAAATGATCTACGCCCGGTATTTCCCAAAAAGTAAGCACGCTCACCTTCATACCTGATGAGATCTTGGCTTCATTGCGGATAATGGCTCTGTAAATGTAGGAAGTGGGTATTTGCCCTTTGCCTGCTATAGGTACAGCACCGGAAAATAGCATTTCAATACCCAAATCTGCGATGTTCTGTGGATCTTCTGCATGTATTTTCTGAAAAGCATCTATACTGAAACCAATTTTTTCGGCCATGATGGCTATTTTACGTTCGTTGCCTACGAGGATCGGTTCAACGTATCCAAGTTCATGACTCTTTTTCACAGCTTTCATGAATTCTTCGTCTTCAGGAGCAAGGACTGCCAGTTTCTTAGGCCCTTTTTCTCCGGCCTCAGTCTCAAAGTCTTTAAGCGCTCTGATCATCCTTATTAACCTCATTTTTTGCCGATTCTACTGGAAAAAATTATAGAAGTAAAATATATTATTGGTCTACAATTGATATCCATAAAATATCAAATATGGAATTGAGACATCTACGTTACTT encodes:
- a CDS encoding phosphate acyltransferase; this translates as MIRALKDFETEAGEKGPKKLAVLAPEDEEFMKAVKKSHELGYVEPILVGNERKIAIMAEKIGFSIDAFQKIHAEDPQNIADLGIEMLFSGAVPIAGKGQIPTSYIYRAIIRNEAKISSGMKVSVLTFWEIPGVDHLVIFTDTGVNIRPDLKTKVDLVKNAVFVYRLLGYPKPKIAVLSGQRPFVGGKLTSYIDAEELKKMATEGVFGPCEIIPVTSFTEIFMGSSQEHVDYSRINLNEIPHILLMPRLDTGNVICKLDFFLDVTRSSLVATSRGPVCIPSRADTADNIVQQLAMCVSLASRMEGEVG